Part of the Rhinoderma darwinii isolate aRhiDar2 chromosome 2, aRhiDar2.hap1, whole genome shotgun sequence genome, GGGCCCTAAATCAGCTAAAAGGGTTGCCTATATGCTGCATGAATAACTCTGTTAGCACCATTTTGTGCAGTTGTATGGCGCCTCTGTATGCTCTAGTGCGTCTAGAGGAGGATACCTCCATAATATGAGATGATATTGGGCGTGTAAATTTTTTTCCCTCACAAATTACTTATGAATCCTTTAGGAAAAAACCTCCTTATGAAATCGGATCCATAATATGACCATGTGCAtgagatcttaaccccttaatgaccgggcatgtttgtaccttaatgaccaagccagatttgtcaaatctggtatgtctgacttcatcagagaataactctgtgaaagttttgaatatccaagtaattctgacattgttttttcgtcacatgttgtactttattttagtggtaaaagtagactgatacgatttgcggaaattaattaaaaaatagaaaaattgaagaaattttgtaaaaattaccattttcccctatttttaactgcaatatgtcacatatgtacacacatactgtacaatttttttaattaaatatatatttctatctctttactctattttggcagcacttttgaaaaaataaaataaattttcagcaatttagaggacttacaaattgaataataattttataaattttgaagtacattttgttttccggcaccaagccaggttttcagaggctcataggtctcagagtgatggaaacccccacaaatgaccccatttagaaaactagaccccttaaggtatttacctaagggtatagtaagtattttgaccccacagttttttgctaaatttaatacatagcaggtgaaaaaaaaataaatttcacttttttcataaaagtatcagtttgaagaccaatttctttgtaaagcgaccatgagaatgaagaaacacaccacaaaatctatcaccctgtttctcctgttttcaaaaataccaacattgtggctctAATGcgctgtctggacacacggcaggacccaaaatgaagggagcacccggaggctttcaggactcatattttgcttgaaaatgttttaggccccactgtacatttggagaggctttgagctgccaaaacgatagaaactccccataaacgaccccatttagaaaactagaccccataaggtatttatttaggggtatagtaattattttgaccccacagttctttgctaaatttaatgcatagcaggtgaaaaaaataataatttcacttttttcataaaagtatttgtttgaagaccgatttctttgtaaagcgaccatgaaaatgaagaaacacaccccaaaatctatcaccctctttctcctgttttcaaaaatacccacattgtggccctaatgcgttgtttggacacacggcagggccccaaaggaagggaacacccggaggctttcaggactcatattttgcttgaaaatgttttaggccccaatgtacatttggagaagctttgagctgccagaatgatagaaactccccataaacgaccccatttcgaaaactagaccccttaaggtatttatctaggggtatagttagcattttgaccacacaggtttttcgctaaatatattgaaattagtctgtaagaattaaaatgtactttttttctgaaacaacatagaaatttttattatttacaaggaataacgaagaaaatgcaccccaacatttgtaaagcaatgtctcccgattacgacaataccccatatgtggtaataaactgatgtttggacccacagcagggctcagaatggaaggagcgccatttggatttatgattttgctggaatggttttcggtgccatgtcgcatttgcaatgcactggagggaccaaaacagtggaaacccaccaaaagtgagcccattttggaaaaaccttcaaggaattttttctaggggtatagtgagcatttacaccccacgggtcttttgcagagtttattagaattagggcgcgaaaattaatatcaaaattttttccactaaaatgttgcattttctcattttcacaagggataaaggaggaaaaaaacaaccatttttttataaagcaatttctcccgagtacggaaatatccaacatgttgtcatacgttttttcattagaaatgaattaaccctttcaggactgatccattttttgctttcatattttagattttcactccccgctttccaagagccataacttttttatttttccatcaatagagtggtgtgaaggcttatttgttgcgggacaatctgtagttttcattggtaccattttggggtacatgcgattttttttgatcactttttattcaatttttttgcaatcctgagcaaaaaacaggaattctgacaccgtttttttaggttttttttttgcggcgctcaccgtacgcaataaatgacatttttaatttattctgcgggttggtacgattacggcgataccatatgtatataggtttggtccttttttttagcgtttgcgcaataaaatgacttatttataaaaaaaaaaaattctgtgtcaccatattctgagagccataattttttaattttttagtcaaaaaagctgtgtaagggcttgttttttgcgggacggatagaagtttttattggtactattttcgggtacatgcgattttttgatcactttttattctttatttagggagcggtggtgacccaaaaaattgcgattctgttgtcgttttttcttgattttttttggggtgttcatcgtgcgggaaaaataacattatagttttaaatacttgggttcgttacgaacgcggtgataccagatatgtgtacttttttaacgtgttcattttttttctataataaaagtcttattataggaaaaaaagcatttagtgtttatagaacttctaacttttatttttacactttttttaaaacatttttattacttttttttacttttttaacttgtcccactaggggacacttagtcttgcagctttgatcgctgctagagtacattacactacacacgtagtgtaatgtactctaactgtcattgtgacgtgactgtcacactgacaggaagcagaggaggaacggccggaggctgttcctccgaggcttccgtgcatggcaacccggaggtcattatctgacctccgattgccgtgacaagcaaacCACTTAaaatgcttcaaaccacttaaatgcggcgacggcaatccgtcgccgcacttaaggggttaactgccgaaatcagcggcgatggtccgctgtccggcaagactgatgtctcagctgtcggggacagctgtcagcgcgggtctgtcactctgtgtttacacagagtgacagtttgaaatgcggacgaaaatgtacgtcatggtgcgggaactagcagccgaccatgacgtacattttcgtccttggtcgttaaggggttaacgtgACTCACATGTTTACACTTATGAAAATAGAACAGGCACCATACTGGAGATATGACTTCCAGATCTTTAGCTTTAGTATCTCCAATAGAAAAACCATTTCCTATCTACATTCCAAAAGTATAAATCTGGCCGACACAGGAAGAACTATTTCTCCTTAGCCCATTTCACACTTTGTATTTGGTCCAGTTTGTTTGCAGAGTGCAGATATACCGTCACTTGTAAtagcaggaaaacccctttaacaaaaacCACATTACATGTTCCATGTATTTCCTTTTTTCCCTTTTATACATTTCTGTAAATCTATTATTACATTTACTACAGTAGAATAATCCTcactttttattttggcaaatgcTCAAAATGGAAAAATGACAAATGAAGCATCACTGCTGTTTCTTACTGACTTTATGGAGTTTACTTCATAAACTTTCTGCTGGTGTCTTTCAATATCCTTCCAGCGATGGAATAGAGTAGTAGactctgctattccatcctgagggattccacaaaaaaaaatggatactgcacggtatatgttttttttaacatggaagcctatgggtgatagacaccactgtatggcatccgtcacatgtatacattaaacgtatacctcAGGGAGCTccccacatcactgtccatatatgaacagtgatatcagggaATTCTCCAGagtcggaatccccggtcagagccatgccgatgctctggccggcttggcaaatatatgaacagtgatgtcagtagcagtGCCGAGTCCccgggcaaagcgctagctgatgctctgcccagggacccCAGCACTAGGAAAGTTCATGAAGGAGTTTTCACAGGGCAAGTCCTCGGGCGATGTATACGACCTTttcccatacagtgggatacattttgGCCTTTTGTCGGAAGTTAACGTCGGGAGTCTTACCAACGTATACCTCTGATTGAAGGCCGAAACATGATCTGAACGGGGCctaaactgtacaatatataacaGAAAGCAGTGGACAAGGGTCGGGCACACACATAAATGAGCAGAATGATCTGTAGTGCCCAAGTGCATTTGGCCAGTGGCGAGACAAAGCCACATGGTGAGAGCATCCTTTAAAGTTTAAGTGAAGGATCTgctaaaacgcaaaaaaaacaaaaatacaaatgCATATTATTAACCTAAATCAAATGTATCATTGGAATAGAGGTTGGTAAGGGATTCATGAGCTTTAATTCTCAGGTGCCCAAATCACTCTCAGTCCGTCCCTGCCCACGTAAATCAGATTGTTGTCAGAACCTGTTGTTGACTGACATCAAATTCTCACAATAATTGACACAATTTTTACCTAAAATAATAGGTCCAAGTTTAATGTCTTGTTGTTATAGCGTTGATCTTTCTAACATTAAGGGTCACATACCTTCTCTTCACTAGGCGTCTGATTATACACAATTCTATTTTGACGGGAGTTGAACTGGATTCCAAAGCAAGGATGGGACATTCTCTTTTTCCAGCTAGGACCCTGTAATTTCAGAAGAGGTCAATATAATTTTCATGTCTCTCAGTAGGTCTACATATGTTAGAGTAAAAGATTTATTGTGGATGTATATTGGATATTTTTAGGACTATTGTTGGGCTTATGCTACAAAGGTTGAAACTTGGTTAGAGAGGAGTTGCCACCATTCCATTGGTCTTGATATAATTAGTATAACATGTTCGGGGGGAACCTATTGCCTAAAACCAGCTGATCTTTGCAAGTTATATGTTATTGAGATGCTGAAAAACTCTAAGAAGAATTAACAATTGTGGACAAATTTCCTTCTCCACGGTTTCTCTACAGGCCCAGGGTAGCAAAGAAGAGGGTGATTGTCTCAGAACAGAGTTACGTTTCTCACTGAAGCCAGAAGAGATATTGCAGTGGAGGTTTGATGTAATGGAGGACTCAAGTGGCCCATTTCTTATTCCAAAAGTAACAAGGAATGGATGAATGGTGTCATGGATGTATGTTCAAAGGGAATGGAGTATTATACAAAACTGGACAAATTCTTTGGAACATACATTcaaaaatacattatttaaaaaaaaaattacttgtaaaATGTTTTTCAAGGTGATGGTAGAGTGGGACTCACATGTGTCCTACAGACCAAATACAACAAGTTTGACACCTACAAGGTGCAACTTGATCAAGGGGATTTTACATTCTGACTACTAATAAGAAATTCCCTAGAATGGTATTTGGTTTGGGTGGAGCTCTACCAATTTAACATGTTCCAATGCCCGAGTCAGTAATgtagaatttaaaggggttgtcctaaaattaatgaaacaaaaaagaaaattagacataATATAGTGCATGACAATCTCTTTCTAACAAAGCTAGAACCATCCCCGTATCTTTTATGGATTCAGAGATCTCCCATTCATTGctctgctagattttcttcaggCTGGCAGCATAAGGGGCATGTCCTTTCTGCTGCACCCCATCCCACTTCCTGTCATAGTTTGTATAGGCAGATCGTTCTGTTTCACTGACACtgtttcctctccaggagaagtttcacaaatgcgcccccccccccccccattacatgtctttttagagggagagcccatccctatataactgaagaagagggagagcctacAGCTTACACACAGTaagaggatgagcaggagaggggagaacTCTATGATGTCTGTAAGCAGTGCTGTATGTAAGCAGTGCTGTATGCCGGCTCTCTCCTTATCTAAGCAAACTgctggctctcctgtgtgtttcttactgtgtgagTCTCTATTCACACTACAAGTTGTGTTCCTGAATAAAAACTTATTTTCTACTTCTTTACGGACAAGCTCAGAAGGCCTTTTCTATTGGCTGGTGTCAGAGAGTGGAACCGAGCATGTGCATCCTCCCTCATTTAGCTCAGTATGAGGACAtgcacattactatacagatCGAACACCAGGGGGTGTCATTATAATGAAATATCTCTCAACTGGAGCATTTTTGTAACATAAGATAAATTGCAAAACGTATTACTGTGCTTTTAATGCTGAATTATATTACAATAATTTAATACTGCATTTAATactgggacaacccatttaagctgTTAGCATCAGGTCCTATAGAACCAAATGGATATACTGTATTACAAAATGCCTTAGTTTTACTCCACTAAATAGGTAAAAGTTATCCTAGAGGAAATTCCATTATTTCAATGTACTCATCTTAATTTACCTAGAACACCAAACTACTCTGCCATGAGCAATGACTAAGTAGCTAGAAATAATCCCCCTTCATGAAACTAaaagtctttaaagaggctctgtcaccacattataaatgctgtatcttctacataatgtgattggcgctgtaatgtagatcacagcagtgtttttatttagaaaaactatcatttttgacggagttacgacctattttagctttatgctaatgagtttcctaatccccaactgggcgtgttttactttttgaccaagtgggcgttgtggagagaagtgtaggacgctgaccaatcagtgaccaatcagcgtcatacacttctctccattcatttacacagcacatagtgttcttactagatcactatgggcagccacatacacacacactaacgttactcaagtatcctgacaatgaatatacattaccttcagccaggacgtgatgtctattcagaatcctgacacttcgctaacgtttgtgtgagatttacagcaaggcaagcataatctcgcgagattacactgtaaactgtcatttaaaacgagattacgcttgccttgctgtaaatcacacacaaatgttaccgaagtgtcaggattctaaatagacatcacgtcctggctggagatagtgtatattcattgtcaggacacttgagtaacgttagtgtgtgtgtatgtggctgcacatagtaatctatctagatcactatgtgctacaTAGTGCTCtatctagatcactatgtgctgtgtaaatgaatggagagaagtgtatgacgctgattggtcactgattggtcagtgtcatacacttctctccacaacgcccacttgatcaaaaagtaaaacacgcccagttgggcattaagaaactcattagcataaagctaatataggtcataactccgtcaaaaattatcgtttttctaaataaaaaaacactgctgtaatctacattacagcgccgatcacatcatgtacaatatagggcacttataatgtggtgacagagagtcTTTAAGCTATGTTTCAAGAAGAATAAGTCTGTCACAATGGGGGAGATGTTTCAAATCTGGTACAAAGGaagagtggagtagttgcccatggatTCCCCCCTTTAATTTTTCAGAGGCCATGGTCAACTATTTCACTTTTCCTCTGCACCAGTTTTAATAATGTACATCTGCCCCATTGACTGCTTACTCTTAAATCTTGTGCCATAAGTTCAAAAGTATTCTTACTTCAAAACTCTGtggttcttcttcttcttcaactTTGATTTCAGTCATTGACTCATTGGCATCTCGAACATCTGACCCATTTTTCCAGTCCAAGCTACAGTCATTCGTTAACCCATTTGGCTTGTCATCTGAGTCATCGATTATAGAGTCTAGATCCGAAAATGGTAAGTGCATTCCAGAATTTCCTATTTTAATATCAGAATTCAGGCTTTTCCTTTTTATAAGGGACCTCCAATCAAGATATCTTCGCTTAACTTCAGTCCCTGTTCTTTGTTCCCCTTCCCCAAGCACATTCACGCATTCCGCTATTTCTTCCCAAGCTTTGCGCTTCATTTCGTTAATTGTGGTATTGAGCTGCTTCGAAAAAATTACATCTCTTCGCTTTTTTATTTCTGTTAGTAACGTTTGTGTTTCTTGGACACTAAAAttactttttctctttctttttaacTGCTTAATCATAGACGGCTGCAACGTCATTTTCACATCAGCTGAAACACCAAGATGAGTTTGGGATACAAACATGTCCGGTAGCTGCTCCGGAAGCTTCTCCGGTAGCTGCTCCGGAAGCTTCTCCGGTAGCTGCTTCTTTCGGCTGAATTTGGCCAGTTTTAATGATTAAGTAATTGCTTTTCCTAGAGAATTCTGAAAAACCAAAACAGAAACATTGTTACCAttagatagaaaaaaaaagcgaCGTTTGCAGGAATCTTTGATCTAAAAACTGTATTTGTTTGAGGGATAAGGTGAGCCACGTTGCAACAGCTAGTGGGTTAAGCAGCTGCCTCCTGACAGTGTCATCGGAGATTGCGGCAGCGCATTGGCCATAGCCGCGATCACGTGACTTCAGACTGGCAAGGAGTCTGAATATTTCAGGAGGTGAGATGACTGGCCTTATCTGTTAAGAGAACAGATAGATAATAAGACAATAAAGTAAATGCAATGAAGTTTAATAAACTAAAGAATATATCTGTATAATTCATGTCTGATCTCTAACGTGACATCTCAAGGAAATAACATCTCATGAAATGCCCAAAGGTAAACATATCCaacatttactttttttctaatctgtcaatatacttttttactttttccagcCAAACAAATCCTGGGTCATCTTTAGGATTTAAAAGTTTGCCGTCTATGGAGACGTAGTCTTGTTGTCGGCTACCATCTTCTGATTCGCCTCCCTCTGGTGCATTGTGAAGTCTACAAAAAACATCAAACTTTACTATGTAATGGGGCAACCTACCAAGAAACAACACTGGGAGGGAGGAAAGGGCCGCTGTTGCTTGGTGGCTGACCTTATCCAGATCATAGATTCCTGCAGACTGCGCTTTGTTTTACGGGAGGAAGCAACCTAACAAAAGCTAAGCAGAGTAAATGTATGCCGTTCCTACTTAGAAGGgcgccttaaaaaaaaatctcgCTGCCAGGGCTGTGGAGTCTGAGTTTTCGGTGCAGTCAGAGTCAATTGGTAGAAATGTACTAACTccaaattcaaaataaaaatatgaaatattatgttagttatattgtattaatttattaaatgcatagCTTGTTGCATATATGCTTTCATAGGAAAGTTTATAATCTTATTAATGTATGTCATGTTCGATTTCTCTAAAGCcccaatttataaaaaaaaacaaaacagtaataACTAGGATGTTAGAAAATCTTTTATCAGCTCTTGTTTGGTCTCTGTtctcccttaggccttattcacatgagcgttgaatacgtccatgtaatacattggGCCCGTTCAcagggccgttgttttaatggcgcgtgtgaagggtccgtgtaaaaaataggacacgtcctatctttttgcgcttcacacatccctccatagactctagtctatgggggatacgtgataacgcgtcccgcagggtacagcacggatgcaccttgcGTCCGAGATTTGCAACGCTCTAGCCTTAGACTAAGTTTCTTTATGCTGCTGCTCCAATGCCCTTAGTTGCCCTTAGTTTGAATGTCTGAAAATGAACTGCACATGCTCAGTAGTGAAGTTCCTAGTGAAGAGGGGGAAGTTCACTACTGATCGACGGGCTGTTTTAACAATTTGGTGTGGCCCAGTGCAAGGTTTTATCAGTCGCCACCCCATTGAACAGACTGGAGCACTTGGGGCTGACTGAGGGGTGTGAGTACCacggctgtgctgtagtgtcctgTACTTATGATGCCATCTTCTGCTCTGCCGTGCAACACTCCTCGCTGCTCCTATATGCCCTTCTCCCCTCCCTACTCAGTTCCCAGCCAATCTGCTCAGCTGGCATGGCGCCGCTACGCCAAGTCAGCGCTGGGCTAAGAGTGAGCTGGAGCTGTGCTCACCCTCCATCCTAGCTGCATCGAGCCTAACACCGCTGAACAGAACTACAAAAGGGAGAACGGCCAGTCCAACACAGAAGGGGAGAAGAAAGATAGACAACCAATGAAAGTGAAGGATACAAGGGCTAAGAGGGGACACATTCATAGCGAAGGGGACACACTGCTGATCTCCCCTTGTCTCTGGGTGTTAACCTCCAAACTTCTTTTACAAGTTTTAATCTGTGTCTGGCTCCAGAGGATGCAAACCCAATTGAAAAAAGTGCCGCTGCCAGGGGGCCCGATGCAGGTTCACCATATGCCATATAGTTAAAGCGACCCTGACTGAGCACGCCTGCAGTCATCTCATAACAGGAATACAGTATTAAGGAAGATACATATAGCATATACATTTGACACTTTTTAACTGTTTATTTTATTCCTATTCCGACTTGAACATGATTCTCtggatacagtggaggaaataagtatttgatcccttgctgattttgtaagtttgcccactgtcaaagtcatgaacagtctagaatttttaggctaggttaattttaccagtgagagatagattatattaaaaaaaaaaaagaaaatcacattgtcaaaatgatatatatttatttgcattgtgcacagagaaataagtatttgatcccctaccaaccattaagagttcagcctcctccagaccagttacacgctccaaatcaacttggtgcctgcattaaagacagctgtcttacatggtcacctgtataaaagactcctgtccacagactcaattaatcagtctgactctaacctctacaacatgggcaagaccaaagagctttctaaggatgtcagggacaagattatagacctgcacaaggctggaatgggctacaaaaccataagtaagacgctgggtgagaaggagacaactgttggtgcaatagtaagaaaatggaagacatacaaaatgactgtcaatcaacatcgatctggggctccatgcaaaatctcacctcgtggggtatccttgatcctgaggaaggtgagagctcagccgaaaactacacggggggaacttgttaatgatctcaaggcagctgggaccacagtcaccaagaaaaccattggtaacacattacgccgtaatggattaaaatcctgcagtgcccgcaaggtccccctgctcaagaaggcacatgtacaggcccgtctgaagtttgcaaatgaacatctggatgattctgagagtgattgggagaaggtgctgtggtcagatgagactaaaattgagctctttggcattaactcaactcgccgtttttggaggaagagaaatgctgcctatgacccaaagaacaccgtacccactgtcaagcatggaggtggaaacattatgttttgggggtgtttctctgctaagggcacaggactacttcaccgcatcaatgggagaatggatggagccatgtaccgtcaaatcctgagtgacaacctccttccctccaccaggacattaaaaatggctcgtggctgggtcttccagcacgataatgacccgaaacatacagccaaggcaacaaaggagtggctcaaaaagaagcacattaaggtcatggagtggcctatccagtctccagaccttaatcccatcgaaaacttatggagggagctgaaaatccgagttggcaagcgacagcctcgaaatcttaatgatttacagatgatctgcaaagaggagtgggccaaaattccatctaacatgtgtgcaaacctcatcatcaactactgaaaatgtctgactgctgtgcttgccaacaagggttttgccaccaagtattaagtcttgtttgccaaagggatcaaatacttatttctctgtgcacaatgcaaataaatatatataattttgacaatgtgattttttttatttttttttatataatctatctctcactggtaaaattaacctagcctaaaaattctagactgtttatgtctttgacagtgggcaaacttacaaaatcagcaagggatcaaatac contains:
- the MSANTD4 gene encoding myb/SANT-like DNA-binding domain-containing protein 4; amino-acid sequence: MFVSQTHLGVSADVKMTLQPSMIKQLKRKRKSNFSVQETQTLLTEIKKRRDVIFSKQLNTTINEMKRKAWEEIAECVNVLGEGEQRTGTEVKRRYLDWRSLIKRKSLNSDIKIGNSGMHLPFSDLDSIIDDSDDKPNGLTNDCSLDWKNGSDVRDANESMTEIKVEEEEEPQSFEGPSWKKRMSHPCFGIQFNSRQNRIVYNQTPSEEKFEMEEDEMLSTVLPDSREDTDLPEEFPRIEEFGTLSSIARIPYKDSHLLINLEKQKLEMERQRLSIEAERLQVEKERLQIERERLRHLDMEHERLQLEKERLQIEREKLRLQVMHAEKANMENDFTPAEKTVLQPLDIEAEKLKLEREHLQLEKERLQLLKFESEKLHIEKERLQVEKERLRIQREGHLQ